In one Siniperca chuatsi isolate FFG_IHB_CAS linkage group LG14, ASM2008510v1, whole genome shotgun sequence genomic region, the following are encoded:
- the LOC122888588 gene encoding protein sprouty homolog 3, with amino-acid sequence MDPAHSFRMEPDGLDLQQVPVLSLDQIRAIRANNDYVERPVALEPASQSGFFCAHDDRYPHGVYSHHPQPSFHSGVPRSQSQQHHAHLSHLSRSSTISSSMSRTSATSDQRLLAGLTPSHSGLGSVVRSQPKGELKPDASLGKGLTEDEAELGLHLFICERCGRCKCQECCTPRRLPSCWACGQRCLCSAESAVEYGTCLCCVKGLFYHCSAQDDEDNCADRPCSCTPAHACARWGTMGMLALCLPCLCCYPPARLCLALCQCAHDRSTRPGCRCSNTNTVCRKISASNPNPGHPSLRSKALEKPL; translated from the coding sequence ATGGACCCTGCTCATTCTTTCAGGATGGAGCCGGACGGGCTGGACCTCCAGCAGGTCCCAGTGCTCTCGCTCGACCAGATACGTGCCATCCGGGCCAACAATGACTATGTGGAGAGGCCCGTGGCGCTGGAACCGGCATCCCAGTCCGGATTTTTCTGTGCCCATGATGACCGTTACCCTCATGGAGTATACTCCCACCACCCACAGCCTTCCTTCCACTCGGGCGTGCCCCGTAGCCAAAGTCAGCAGCACCATGCTCATCTGTCCCACCTGAGCCGTTCCAGTACGATAAGCTCTTCCATGTCTCGGACCAGTGCCACCTCAGACCAGCGGCTACTGGCAGGTTTGACACCATCACACTCTGGTCTAGGTTCGGTGGTCCGTTCTCAGCCTAAAGGAGAACTCAAACCTGATGCTTCCTTGGGTAAAGGCCTGACAGAGGACGAGGCTGAGCTGGGCCTTCATTTGTTCATCTGCGAGCGGTGTGGTCGCTGTAAGTGCCAAGAGTGCTGCACTCCCCGCCGCCTGCCGTCCTGTTGGGCCTGTGGACAGCGCTGTCTGTGCTCTGCCGAAAGCGCCGTGGAGTATGGCACCTGCTTGTGCTGTGTTAAAGGCCTGTTCTACCACTGCTCTGCCCAGGATGACGAGGATAACTGTGCTGACCGGCCGTGCTCCTGCACTCCAGCCCACGCCTGTGCCCGCTGGGGCACCATGGGGATGCTGGCACTCTGCCTGCCCTGCCTCTGCTGCTACCCCCCTGCCAGGCTGTGCCTTGCCCTGTGCCAGTGTGCCCACGACCGCTCCACGCGCCCCGGCTGCAGGTGCAGCAACACCAACACTGTGTGTCGCAAGATTTCCGCCTCCAACCCTAACCCCGGTCATCCCTCGCTCCGTAGCAAGGCCCTGGAGAAGCCATTATGA